In Coffea eugenioides isolate CCC68of chromosome 4, Ceug_1.0, whole genome shotgun sequence, the genomic stretch ATGATAAAAATCAAATCCTCAACATATTATTACACTATATAAACTTCCTATGTCAACTACAATATCTAATGCTTaacaaaataaaagtaagaTGGCTATGAAAATAAGAGTAACGTTACATCACTTGAGTAATTAAAAAATAGATAGAGATTGACATTGGTTTAAATGTATACAAAATCTTACTAGATCCTtcaattaaatttaatagaccataaaatgattcaaaatgggggaaaaaagaaagaaacagagtaGAAGAACGCCTAACTAGAATTATCTTAGTGGAAACATCACATGATACATCTTTTCTCCTAAAACATACACAAAAATGATAGATAATTACAatatagataaaaaaaaagaaaaggaaaaaatgtgaagtaagaaatcaaatcctaggaggagaaaagaaaagaatgaatttttACTTTATTCTTCATAGAAGAGGGTCACTAGCATAACACTAATCCTAAGATCTTTTTATATGTTTTAATATTTCACCTTTTATCCATGAAAAAACACCAAATAAAAATACCATCGTGCAAATTCAGCAAATGAATGTCAGTTGGCTATAACATTAAGATTGAAAAATAGAGCAAACATGAGAGATGagagatgaagaagaaaaggaagaaaagaaaatgtaaaatagACTCAAAGAAACAATAAAGACTTCTCCTTGCTTGTTGTGAAAATGTAAAAATATCCATTTTTCATGTTTGCTTGTTGTGAAATCATTTACATCTGGACCCTACGATATGCAAATTTGGTATATCATGTAGCTGTTTCGGTATGGAATTTCTTTGGCACTGCTGCAGGTGTGCTGAATTTAGGCAGCTCAATTCAGGCATACATTGCTGGTTGGTGGTATGGTGCGTGAAGGAATGGTTTTCTTGAGTTTGTACATTTAATTATCCCTTCTTTGATTTGCTGGAATATTTAGAAGTCCAAGAATATAGCTTGATTTGAAGGAAAAATTTTCGCTCCTGCTGCTATTTGCGAGTTTGTTTTTGAGGATGTGAAGAATCTCTTCAAGTTACAATTTCCTGGGCAGCCATTTATTTCTTCAACATAGATGGAGTTTTATGCTTCGCTCACTTCTACTCATAAGCAGGTTTCATTTAAGATAGTAAGGTGGTTTTGGCCAGTTTTGGGAGTGCTTAAACTTAATACTGATGGCTGTTCAAGAGATAATCCAGGGAAGGTAGGAAGTGGTGGAGTTTTGCGTGATGATGGAGGAACTTTCCTGCTTGCTTTCTCCTCATTTTTTGGGAATGTAACTAGCATTCAAGTTGAGGCATGCTCTTGTCTTTGGGGTTAGGTTGTGCATTTCTTGTGGTTATGTTAACTTGCATATCGAAATGGACTCCTTAGTACTGGTTCAAATTCTGAAGCAAGGATCTAGTTGTTCTTGGAGTATTTATATAGAGGTTCAATATCTTCTAAGTTTTTTGTCTAATTTTGTTGTAATTTCTCATTGTTTCTGGGAAGGTAACCAAGTTGCCGATCATTTATCAAATGTGGGTTGCGATGAAGGTTTGGATAGAAAATATTTTTAGCTTTCGGATCTCCCTCTCAAAGGTCGAGGGGTTTTTCGTTAAGATAAAATAGGCCTGCCATCAATTAGGAAATGTAAGTGCAACTAATGTAAAGGCAATAGTATTCCTTATTTCTTTTCTAGCATGTTCACTATTTCCTTGTACTATTTGGAGGTAAGTTCTATgtctctctctgtttttcttatttgaatagTTAATAAAATTTAGGGATGGCGTCCCTCTCCCGTGTACGGggtttgcaaaaaaaaaaaaaaaaaagacttctTCTTGCTAAGCATCTAATTATTTGGGAATAAAAAGAACATGGCAACAATCTTAGTTagattagttttaaaaaataaaaaataaaaaaggtgaGAGATGACTGTAGTTGCCgctagaagaagaagaagaagaagaaaagttggAGTAGATTTTCTGACGGAGCAAAAGATATTTTAATCCTTTTGAcccaattgaatgaaaaagggaaggaaaattTTAACTAAAATGTGTTAGAGAGAAACATCTCGAGAAAGCCcataaaaaaattcaataagTCAGGAATCCAACTCTAACCTAAAAAtttagggttaattccactttatcCCCTCAAACTATATCCGAAATctcacttaagtccctaaacttcaaaatgggacacttaaattcTTAAACTACAAAATTCATCCCACCATAGTCCAATTTTTAACGGAATGCACAAAACCTAACAGAATGGTTGTCAATTCTGCtagttattattataattaaagttaaccAAATCTAATAGGGACATAAATGTAATTTTAATAAgacccaaaacagaaaaaccAAAAAGATAGGGACATAAAGATAATTTTACCCccttttctccttcttcttcattCGTCTTTTTTTCCTCTGTTCTTCTCATTCTCCTTTCCTCTGTTTCTTCCCTATTGTTttaatctttatttttaatgaGAAATCCTGAAACTAACCAGAACCCAAATGCAAAATAAATCTTCAAAGCCATAAATCTTAATGTCAATTGACCATctatatatcaaaatttatattaaatagatctGACCCAAATTCTTAGATATAGGAAAAATAACAGTGCCAGGAAGAAATTTGACATAGGTAATAGTATATAGTGTACTCTTTCACAACATCCCCATAACTAGGAAGAGGTAATTCGGACTGGTCTCTTTGGAATCCTTAACCCATAAAAGCAGCATTACGAGTGTTGTGAACATCAACCTCAATTTGAGCTTTAGCTTTAGCTTTCTTCACATCTGTTGACACAGATTAGGGCATAGTTTTTGTTCACTTCACTTCACAAACAAAGGATCCATCGTGTTTAACTTAATTATCAGGATTAACGGAACCTTTTCTGAAGATGGATACGAGACTCCCGAAAACCACGTATCCAACCGCATGGCCCACCACAGCAGCGATGAAaattcctccattataagaatcaTGTACAACATCACCAGATACGCGAATCTTGCCCGAATTGCGCAAATCCCCACCTGGAAAAGAATTGCGGCTACGCGTTTGGATCTGGGTCTGACAACGTTGATGTTGGAGAATAGCTGAGAAAAATACAAACAGGAGGGCTAGTGCATACATGGCGCAGTTGTGTCCAGGCCATCCGGAGAAGAGTATTTCGGCATCTTTACCCCAGTAGAAATGGGTGAATAAGGAGAatgggtggtggtggtggacgTTGGTGAGGGGCGGTGGGGTAGGAGGTGGTGCGGTGGTGTTGTGGCGGATGGGCAGAGCATCGATGGCCATGAAGAATATATGATGACAATATGACCCGGGGGAGAGGTAGGGGTGGGTGTGTGGCTCTGTGGTATCTGAGGGTTTAAGAAGTTAGAGCTGAGATGCGGCATTTTGAGGTCTCTACTCTCCCACTTAGGCGAGTGTGCGCAGCCACCAAACCTTTTTAACTGCTTGTGTAATAGATATGTCTGTATGAGCTAACAAATGAGCGTTGGATTTGGCAAAGCATAAAAACTAGTATGGCATTAGGAGCAGAAATAGCAGAGGAATACCCgaccaaaaaaaatttaagaataaaggaagaagagaaaacCCAAGGTAGAAAGAATCGCGCACATTAGAACGGTGGCCTTGAAGAAAAATCTGAAGAATTTGATGTTGTGCTCCTAAGGAAGAACATGGGCTTTTGATTTCTGATGATGTGCTTCTGGGGAGAAGGAAAACGAAGGAGGAAGAAGACGCaggaaaaatagaaagaagaaggcgaagaaaagaaaattttgtttaattacaAATTTCTAAGGTCTTTTTTGTCTTACGTCTCgtgaaattatatttatatCCCTGCTAGATTTggttaactttaattataataataactaACAGAATTGAGAACCATTCTGTTAGGTTTTGTGCATTCCGTCAAAAATTGAACTATGGTGGAACGAATTTTGTAGTTTaaggatttaagtgtcccaatTTGAAGTTTAGGAATTTAAGTGGAATTTCGGATATAGTTtgaggggacaaagtggaattaacccaaaAATTTAAACTATTAGGTATCGAGTTTTCACTTACATATTAACCActctttctccatctctcgAACCAATATGGAACATAATCTTTTACTCATGAATCTAACAATCTTCCCCTTCATGAGTAGTCTCTCacattaaatccaaatttacaATTTCTTCTCCAAACTCACTTTAATATTTGACGCAAGCT encodes the following:
- the LOC113769113 gene encoding copper transporter 4-like, producing MAIDALPIRHNTTAPPPTPPPLTNVHHHHPFSLFTHFYWGKDAEILFSGWPGHNCAMYALALLFVFFSAILQHQRCQTQIQTRSRNSFPGGDLRNSGKIRVSGDVVHDSYNGGIFIAAVVGHAVGYVVFGSLVSIFRKDVKKAKAKAQIEVDVHNTRNAAFMG